A stretch of Lagopus muta isolate bLagMut1 chromosome 9, bLagMut1 primary, whole genome shotgun sequence DNA encodes these proteins:
- the EIF4G1 gene encoding eukaryotic translation initiation factor 4 gamma 1 isoform X5, translated as MNKAPQPTGGAPTAPHPAPSPGLPQSAFPPGQTAPVIFNPTPTSQMNTPSQPRQHFYQNRAQPPASASRVQSNTTARPGPPAHVYPAASQVMMIPSQISYTPSQGAYYIPGQGRSTYVVPTQQYPVQPGAPSFYPGASPTEFGTYAGAYYPAQGVQQFPAGVPTAQVIVSQQPPIPPKRERKTIRIRDPNQGGKDITEEIMSGARTSSTPTPPQAGSGLEPQANGETPHVAVIVRPDDRPKPALVVSKPVSLEPSKSASPSPPPPLIPEVEPVVMSTVTLVPMEPPVEADTKVELGEAPPDLHQTFSAITTVPGAGELPLVPPPDMDTAAVVEEEVAEEEEEVAIPLLEPTLQAPALPEVPSVPAAPLMPAVPPVPAAPSPPLVVPPVPEALAKPASPSPPPPQEEPCSEPVAEPAAEANGVLEEVPEPLPEAPVCQPVLAPVSEPAPVPAPAPTLESPIVQPEELPLPNGMEGSSKAEPSEEQPESDVSPISEPEEPAQPGTPTSPPAEEEEEESEGPAEAQERSSSPAPAPSQTLEATVQVAVSVPKKKRRMKELNKKEAVGDLLDAFKESQISDSASEVENKPPPPMPARETEDAAPARPQEESEETWEEKEDKLAPEKGKAGDQKYRYKEEQWKPLNPEEKKRYDREFLLGFQFIFASMQKPEGLPQITDVVLDKPCVPSQANKTPLRALDPIRLSGMNCSPDFTPSFANLGRPVMGNRGLPSGLGPRRSQQTQRKEPRKIIATVSLNEDVKLNKAEKAWKPSSKRASEEEDPENIKTQELLRRVRSILNKLTPQMFQQLMKQVMELSIDTEERLKGVIDLVFEKAISEPNFSVAYANMCRCLMGLKVPTTDKPTVTVNFRKLLLNRCQKEFEKDKDDDEIFEKRQKEMDDASAPEEKARMKDELEEARDKARRRSLGNIKFIGELFKLKMLTEAIMHDCVVKLLKNHDEESLECLCRLLTTIGKDLDFEKAKPRMDQYFNQMEKIIKEKKTSSRIRFMLQDVIDLRRNSWVPRRGDQGPKTIDQIHKEAEMEEHREHIKVQQLMSKDKRRGPPGPSISGGRSSLVADDGWNTVPISKGNRPIDTTRLTKITKPGLIDSNNQLFAPGGRLSWGKGSSGGSGAKPADSASDSGRPATSTLNRFSALQQSTPAESPESRRVVQRGSSSRDRSEKAGDRGDRESRSEKSSDRLERPDRGERGERNRSAVTKRSFSKETEDRSREREKQSGPETVRKTASMSEERDRSRETIKQEPAPPAASPKPMLSEEELEKKSKAIIEEYLHINDMKEALQCVQELGSPSLLYVFVRNGIESTLERSTISREHMGVLLCHLVKAGTLSKEQYYKGLREILEIAEDMEIDIPHIWLYLAELITPILQEEGIPMEELFREITKPLVPLGKATTLLVEVLGLLCKGMSQKTAGKLWRDGGLSWKEFLPEDQDVNKFVTEQKLEYTMGDNSDTPSCKELTSEELCKQMDKLLKENSNNQRIYDWIEANLSEQHVSSNTFIRALMTSVCHSAIIFENPYRVDALVIRNRAKLLQKYMRDEQKELQALYALQALVVKLDQPPNLLRMFFDALYDEDVIKEEAFYKWESSKDPAEQQGKGVALKSVTAFFTWLREAEDESDNN; from the exons GGTCGTTCCACATACGTTGTCCCAACACAGCAGTACCCGGTCCAGCCCGGTGCCCCTAGTTTTTACCCTGGAGCCAGCCCCACAGAGTTCGGAACTTACG CGGGTGCTTATTACCCGGCCCAGGGGGTGCAGCAGTTCCCGGCGGGGGTCCCCACTGCTCAGGTGATTGTGAGCCAGCAGCCACCGATCCCCCCAAAACGAGAGCGCAAGACG ATCCGGATACGAGACCCCAACCAAGGTGGCAAAGacatcactgaagaaataatGTCTGGAGCAAGGACCTCATCtacccccacccctccccag GCTGGAAGCGGTTTGGAACCCCAGGCCAATGGAGAAACCCCTCATGTAGCAGTTATTGTCCGGCCAG ATGACCGCCCAAAGCCTGCGCTGGTGGTGAGCAAACCCGTCTCCCTGGAGCCCAGCAAGTCAGCGTCCCCGTCGCCTCCCCCTCCCCTCATCCCTGAGGTGGAGCCCGTGGTGATGTCAACTGTGACGCTGGTGCCAATGGAGCCCCCCGTGGAAGCGGACACTAAAGTGGAGCTGGGCGAGGCGCCGCCCGACCTGCACCAGACGTTTAGCGCTATCACTACAGTGCCAGGGGCTGGGGAGCTGCCCCTCGTGCCCCCACCTGACATGGACACGGCGGctgtggtggaggaggaggtggcagaggaggaggaagaggttGCGATTCCTCTCCTGGAGCCCACATTGCAGGCGCCCGCCCTGCCTGAGGTGCCATCGGTGCCTGCTGCCCCCCTCATGCCAGCCGTGCCCCCGGTGCCAGCTGCGCCATCGCCGCCGCTCGTTGTCCCACCGGTCCCTGAAGCACTCGCCAAACCCGCCTCTCCCAGCCCCCCGCCACCCCAGGAAGAGCCCTGCTCTGAGCCTGTCGCCGAGCCTGCTGCTGAGGCCAATGGGGTCTTAGAGGAGGTGCCCGAGCCGCTCCCCGAGGCACCCGTGTGCCAGCCGGTGCTCGCGCCCGTATCGGAGCCTGCCCCAGTGCCCGCCCCAGCTCCCACCCTGGAATCCCCCATTGTGCAGCCTGAAGAGCTGCCCTTGCCCAATGGGATGGAGGGCTCCAGCAAAGCGGAGCCAAGCGAGGAGCAGCCTGAGTCGGATGTCAGCCCCATCTCGGAGCCCGAGGAGCCAGCGCAGCCTGGcacccccacctcccccccagcagaggaggaagaagaagagagcGAAGGCCCTGCTGAGGCCCAGGAGCGGAGCTCAAGTCCGGCCCCTGCCCCGTCGCAGACCTTGGAGGCGACTGTGCAAG TTGCTGTGTCGGTGCCAAAGAAAAAGCGAAGGATGAAGGAGCTGAACAAGAAGGAGGCAGTAGGCGATTTGCTGGATGCCTTTAAAGAG TCTCAGATCAGCGACAGTGCCTCAGAAGTGGAAAACAAGCCTCCCCCTCCCATGCCTGCCCGTGAAACAGAGGACGCAGCCCCCGCCCGTCCCCAGGAGGAGTCGGAGGAGACgtgggaggagaaggaggacaAGCTGGCCCCAGAGAAGGGCAAGGCTGGGGACCAGAAGTACCGCTACAAGGAAG AGCAGTGGAAGCCATTGAATCCTGAGGAGAAGAAGCGGTATGACCGGGAGTTCCTGCTGGGCTTCCAGTTCATCTTTGCCAGCATGCAGAAACCTGAGGGGCTGCCCCAGATCACAGATGTGGTCCTGGACAAG CCCTGTGTACCTTCGCAGGCCAACAAGACCCCATTGCGGGCACTCGACCCCATCCGCCTCAGCGGCATGAACTGCAGCCCTGACTTCACCCCCTCCTTTGCCAACCTTGGGCGGCCTGTCATGGGCAACCGGGGCCTG CCCTCAGGGTTGGGTCCTCGCCGCTCGCAGCAGACTCAGAGGAAGGAACCCCGTAAAATCATTGCCACTGTGTCCCTCAATGAGGATGTCAAGCTGAACAAGGCTGAGAAGGCCTGGAAACCCAGCAGCAAGCGTGCCTCTGAGGAGGAGGATCCTGAGAACATCAAGACACAG GAACTGCTTCGCCGCGTCCGCAGTATCCTCAACAAGTTGACACCCCAGATGTTCCAGCAGTTGATGAAGCAGGTGATGGAGTTGTCCATCGACACGGAGGAGAGACTCAAGGGTGTCATTGACCTTGTCTTCGAGAAAGCCATCTCGGAGCCAAACTTCTCTGTTGCCTACGCTAACATGTGCCGTTGCCTTATGGGG CTCAAAGTGCCCACGACAGACAAGCCCACAGTGACTGTGAACTTCCGCAAGCTGCTGCTCAACCGCTGCCAGAAGGAGTTTGAGAAGGACAAGGATGACGACGAGATCTTTGAGAAGCGGCAGAAAGAAATGGACGATGCCAGTGCT CCTGAAGAGAAGGCACGCATGAAGGACGAGCTGGAGGAGGCGCGGGACAAAGCCCGAAGGCGGTCCCTGGGTAACATCAAGTTCATTGGAGAGCTCTTCAAACTGAAGATGCTGACAGAGGCCATCATGCATGACTGCGTGGTGAAGCTGCTCAAAAACCATGACGAGGAGTCTCTTGAGTGCCTTTGCCGCCTGCTTACAACCATTGGCAAGGATTTGGACTTTGAGAAGGCCAAG CCCAGAATGGACCAGTACTTCAACCAGATGGAGAAAATCATCAAGGAGAAGAAGACATCATCCCGAATCCGTTTTATGCTGCAGGATGTGATTGATCTCAGGCGG AATAGCTGGGTACCACGGCGAGGAGATCAGGGACCCAAAACCATCGACCAGATCCACAAAGAGGCAGAGATGGAGGAGCATCGGGAACACATCAAAGTGCAGCAGCTCATGTCAAAAGACAAAAGGAGAGGACCTCCTGGACCATCTATCAGCG GTGGACGCAGTAGCCTGGTTGCAGATGACGGCTGGAACACTGTGCCCATCAGCAAGGGCAATCGGCCTATCGACACCACCCGGCTAACGAAAATcaccaag CCTGGATTGATCGACTCCAACAACCAGCTCTTTGCACCAGGCGGGCGGCTGAGCTGGGGCAAGGGCAGTAGCGGAGGGTCTGGCGCAAAGCCTGCAGATTCAG CATCTGATTCAGGGCGACCGGCCACAAGCACCTTGAACCGCTTCTCAGCACTCCAGCAGTCCACCCCTGCCGAGAGCCCGGAGTCCCGTCGCGTGGTGCAGAG GGGCAGCTCTAGCCGCGACAGGTCAGAAAAggctggggacagaggggacCGGGAGTCAcgttcagagaagagcagtgaccGTCTGGAGCGTCCTGATCGGGGAGAGCGGGGAGAGAGGAACAGGTCTGCCGTCACCAAGAGGAGCTTCAGCAAAGAGACAGAGGACAGGAGCAGAGAACGGGAAAAGCAGAGTGGCCCTGAGACTGTGCGCAAGACTGCTAGCATGTCAGAGGAACGGGACAGGAGCCGAGAGACGA TTAAACAAGAGCCAGCACCTCCTGCGGCATCACCCAAACCCATGCTGtcagaggaggagctggagaagAAATCTAAGGCGATCATAGAGGAATATCTGCACATCAATGATATGAAG GAAGCcctgcagtgtgtgcaggagctgggcagcccCTCCTTGCTCTATGTCTTCGTGCGGAATGGCATCGAGTCCACGCTTGAGCGGAGTACGATCTCCCGCGAGCACATGGGGGTCCTGCTGTGCCACCTGGTGAAGGCTGGCACGCTCTCCAAGGAGCAGTACTATAAAGG GCTGCGGGAAATCCTGGAGATTGCGGAAGACATGGAGATCGACATCCCACATATCTGGCTGTATCTCGCAGAGCTCATAACACCTATCCTGCAAGAGGAAGGTATCCCCATGGAGGAGCTGTTCAG GGAGATAACAAAGCCCCTGGTGCCCCTTGGGAAAGCCACCACACTGCTGGTCGAGGTGCTGGGCTTATTGTGCAAAGGCATG AGCCAGAAGACCGCGGGCAAGCTGTGGCGGGACGGGGGCCTGAGCTGGAAGGAATTCCTGCCTGAGGACCAGGATGTCAACAAATTTGTCACAGAGCAG AAATTGGAGTACACAATGGGGGACAACTCGGACACGCCAAGCTGCAAGGAGCTAACCTCAGAGGAGCTGTGCAAACAAATGGACAAACTGCTGAAGGAGAACTCGAACAACCAAAGAATATATGACTGGATTGAG gcCAACCTAAGTGAGCAGCATGTCTCATCCAACACATTTATCAGGGCCCTGATGACATCCGTGTGCCATTCAGCCATCATCT TTGAGAACCCATACCGTGTGGATGCCCTGGTCATCCGCAACCGGGccaagctgctgcagaagtACATGCGAGATGAGCAGAAGGAGCTTCAGGCACTGTACGCCTTGCAAGCTTTGGTGGTGAAGTTGGACCAGCCTCCAA ACCTGCTGCGGATGTTCTTCGATGCTCTCTATGATGAGGACGTCATCAAGGAGGAGGCCTTCTACAAGTGGGAGTCCAGCAAGGACCCAGCCGAGCAGCAGGGCAAAGGGGTGGCCCTGAAATCAGTGACAGCATTTTTCACCTGGCTCCGGGAAGCAGAGGATGAGTCGGACAACAACTGA
- the EIF4G1 gene encoding eukaryotic translation initiation factor 4 gamma 1 isoform X8, with protein sequence MSGARTSSTPTPPQAGSGLEPQANGETPHVAVIVRPDDRPKPALVVSKPVSLEPSKSASPSPPPPLIPEVEPVVMSTVTLVPMEPPVEADTKVELGEAPPDLHQTFSAITTVPGAGELPLVPPPDMDTAAVVEEEVAEEEEEVAIPLLEPTLQAPALPEVPSVPAAPLMPAVPPVPAAPSPPLVVPPVPEALAKPASPSPPPPQEEPCSEPVAEPAAEANGVLEEVPEPLPEAPVCQPVLAPVSEPAPVPAPAPTLESPIVQPEELPLPNGMEGSSKAEPSEEQPESDVSPISEPEEPAQPGTPTSPPAEEEEEESEGPAEAQERSSSPAPAPSQTLEATVQVAVSVPKKKRRMKELNKKEAVGDLLDAFKESQISDSASEVENKPPPPMPARETEDAAPARPQEESEETWEEKEDKLAPEKGKAGDQKYRYKEEQWKPLNPEEKKRYDREFLLGFQFIFASMQKPEGLPQITDVVLDKPCVPSQANKTPLRALDPIRLSGMNCSPDFTPSFANLGRPVMGNRGLPSGLGPRRSQQTQRKEPRKIIATVSLNEDVKLNKAEKAWKPSSKRASEEEDPENIKTQELLRRVRSILNKLTPQMFQQLMKQVMELSIDTEERLKGVIDLVFEKAISEPNFSVAYANMCRCLMGLKVPTTDKPTVTVNFRKLLLNRCQKEFEKDKDDDEIFEKRQKEMDDASAPEEKARMKDELEEARDKARRRSLGNIKFIGELFKLKMLTEAIMHDCVVKLLKNHDEESLECLCRLLTTIGKDLDFEKAKPRMDQYFNQMEKIIKEKKTSSRIRFMLQDVIDLRRNSWVPRRGDQGPKTIDQIHKEAEMEEHREHIKVQQLMSKDKRRGPPGPSISGGRSSLVADDGWNTVPISKGNRPIDTTRLTKITKPGLIDSNNQLFAPGGRLSWGKGSSGGSGAKPADSASDSGRPATSTLNRFSALQQSTPAESPESRRVVQRGSSSRDRSEKAGDRGDRESRSEKSSDRLERPDRGERGERNRSAVTKRSFSKETEDRSREREKQSGPETVRKTASMSEERDRSRETIKQEPAPPAASPKPMLSEEELEKKSKAIIEEYLHINDMKEALQCVQELGSPSLLYVFVRNGIESTLERSTISREHMGVLLCHLVKAGTLSKEQYYKGLREILEIAEDMEIDIPHIWLYLAELITPILQEEGIPMEELFREITKPLVPLGKATTLLVEVLGLLCKGMSQKTAGKLWRDGGLSWKEFLPEDQDVNKFVTEQKLEYTMGDNSDTPSCKELTSEELCKQMDKLLKENSNNQRIYDWIEANLSEQHVSSNTFIRALMTSVCHSAIIFENPYRVDALVIRNRAKLLQKYMRDEQKELQALYALQALVVKLDQPPNLLRMFFDALYDEDVIKEEAFYKWESSKDPAEQQGKGVALKSVTAFFTWLREAEDESDNN encoded by the exons atGTCTGGAGCAAGGACCTCATCtacccccacccctccccag GCTGGAAGCGGTTTGGAACCCCAGGCCAATGGAGAAACCCCTCATGTAGCAGTTATTGTCCGGCCAG ATGACCGCCCAAAGCCTGCGCTGGTGGTGAGCAAACCCGTCTCCCTGGAGCCCAGCAAGTCAGCGTCCCCGTCGCCTCCCCCTCCCCTCATCCCTGAGGTGGAGCCCGTGGTGATGTCAACTGTGACGCTGGTGCCAATGGAGCCCCCCGTGGAAGCGGACACTAAAGTGGAGCTGGGCGAGGCGCCGCCCGACCTGCACCAGACGTTTAGCGCTATCACTACAGTGCCAGGGGCTGGGGAGCTGCCCCTCGTGCCCCCACCTGACATGGACACGGCGGctgtggtggaggaggaggtggcagaggaggaggaagaggttGCGATTCCTCTCCTGGAGCCCACATTGCAGGCGCCCGCCCTGCCTGAGGTGCCATCGGTGCCTGCTGCCCCCCTCATGCCAGCCGTGCCCCCGGTGCCAGCTGCGCCATCGCCGCCGCTCGTTGTCCCACCGGTCCCTGAAGCACTCGCCAAACCCGCCTCTCCCAGCCCCCCGCCACCCCAGGAAGAGCCCTGCTCTGAGCCTGTCGCCGAGCCTGCTGCTGAGGCCAATGGGGTCTTAGAGGAGGTGCCCGAGCCGCTCCCCGAGGCACCCGTGTGCCAGCCGGTGCTCGCGCCCGTATCGGAGCCTGCCCCAGTGCCCGCCCCAGCTCCCACCCTGGAATCCCCCATTGTGCAGCCTGAAGAGCTGCCCTTGCCCAATGGGATGGAGGGCTCCAGCAAAGCGGAGCCAAGCGAGGAGCAGCCTGAGTCGGATGTCAGCCCCATCTCGGAGCCCGAGGAGCCAGCGCAGCCTGGcacccccacctcccccccagcagaggaggaagaagaagagagcGAAGGCCCTGCTGAGGCCCAGGAGCGGAGCTCAAGTCCGGCCCCTGCCCCGTCGCAGACCTTGGAGGCGACTGTGCAAG TTGCTGTGTCGGTGCCAAAGAAAAAGCGAAGGATGAAGGAGCTGAACAAGAAGGAGGCAGTAGGCGATTTGCTGGATGCCTTTAAAGAG TCTCAGATCAGCGACAGTGCCTCAGAAGTGGAAAACAAGCCTCCCCCTCCCATGCCTGCCCGTGAAACAGAGGACGCAGCCCCCGCCCGTCCCCAGGAGGAGTCGGAGGAGACgtgggaggagaaggaggacaAGCTGGCCCCAGAGAAGGGCAAGGCTGGGGACCAGAAGTACCGCTACAAGGAAG AGCAGTGGAAGCCATTGAATCCTGAGGAGAAGAAGCGGTATGACCGGGAGTTCCTGCTGGGCTTCCAGTTCATCTTTGCCAGCATGCAGAAACCTGAGGGGCTGCCCCAGATCACAGATGTGGTCCTGGACAAG CCCTGTGTACCTTCGCAGGCCAACAAGACCCCATTGCGGGCACTCGACCCCATCCGCCTCAGCGGCATGAACTGCAGCCCTGACTTCACCCCCTCCTTTGCCAACCTTGGGCGGCCTGTCATGGGCAACCGGGGCCTG CCCTCAGGGTTGGGTCCTCGCCGCTCGCAGCAGACTCAGAGGAAGGAACCCCGTAAAATCATTGCCACTGTGTCCCTCAATGAGGATGTCAAGCTGAACAAGGCTGAGAAGGCCTGGAAACCCAGCAGCAAGCGTGCCTCTGAGGAGGAGGATCCTGAGAACATCAAGACACAG GAACTGCTTCGCCGCGTCCGCAGTATCCTCAACAAGTTGACACCCCAGATGTTCCAGCAGTTGATGAAGCAGGTGATGGAGTTGTCCATCGACACGGAGGAGAGACTCAAGGGTGTCATTGACCTTGTCTTCGAGAAAGCCATCTCGGAGCCAAACTTCTCTGTTGCCTACGCTAACATGTGCCGTTGCCTTATGGGG CTCAAAGTGCCCACGACAGACAAGCCCACAGTGACTGTGAACTTCCGCAAGCTGCTGCTCAACCGCTGCCAGAAGGAGTTTGAGAAGGACAAGGATGACGACGAGATCTTTGAGAAGCGGCAGAAAGAAATGGACGATGCCAGTGCT CCTGAAGAGAAGGCACGCATGAAGGACGAGCTGGAGGAGGCGCGGGACAAAGCCCGAAGGCGGTCCCTGGGTAACATCAAGTTCATTGGAGAGCTCTTCAAACTGAAGATGCTGACAGAGGCCATCATGCATGACTGCGTGGTGAAGCTGCTCAAAAACCATGACGAGGAGTCTCTTGAGTGCCTTTGCCGCCTGCTTACAACCATTGGCAAGGATTTGGACTTTGAGAAGGCCAAG CCCAGAATGGACCAGTACTTCAACCAGATGGAGAAAATCATCAAGGAGAAGAAGACATCATCCCGAATCCGTTTTATGCTGCAGGATGTGATTGATCTCAGGCGG AATAGCTGGGTACCACGGCGAGGAGATCAGGGACCCAAAACCATCGACCAGATCCACAAAGAGGCAGAGATGGAGGAGCATCGGGAACACATCAAAGTGCAGCAGCTCATGTCAAAAGACAAAAGGAGAGGACCTCCTGGACCATCTATCAGCG GTGGACGCAGTAGCCTGGTTGCAGATGACGGCTGGAACACTGTGCCCATCAGCAAGGGCAATCGGCCTATCGACACCACCCGGCTAACGAAAATcaccaag CCTGGATTGATCGACTCCAACAACCAGCTCTTTGCACCAGGCGGGCGGCTGAGCTGGGGCAAGGGCAGTAGCGGAGGGTCTGGCGCAAAGCCTGCAGATTCAG CATCTGATTCAGGGCGACCGGCCACAAGCACCTTGAACCGCTTCTCAGCACTCCAGCAGTCCACCCCTGCCGAGAGCCCGGAGTCCCGTCGCGTGGTGCAGAG GGGCAGCTCTAGCCGCGACAGGTCAGAAAAggctggggacagaggggacCGGGAGTCAcgttcagagaagagcagtgaccGTCTGGAGCGTCCTGATCGGGGAGAGCGGGGAGAGAGGAACAGGTCTGCCGTCACCAAGAGGAGCTTCAGCAAAGAGACAGAGGACAGGAGCAGAGAACGGGAAAAGCAGAGTGGCCCTGAGACTGTGCGCAAGACTGCTAGCATGTCAGAGGAACGGGACAGGAGCCGAGAGACGA TTAAACAAGAGCCAGCACCTCCTGCGGCATCACCCAAACCCATGCTGtcagaggaggagctggagaagAAATCTAAGGCGATCATAGAGGAATATCTGCACATCAATGATATGAAG GAAGCcctgcagtgtgtgcaggagctgggcagcccCTCCTTGCTCTATGTCTTCGTGCGGAATGGCATCGAGTCCACGCTTGAGCGGAGTACGATCTCCCGCGAGCACATGGGGGTCCTGCTGTGCCACCTGGTGAAGGCTGGCACGCTCTCCAAGGAGCAGTACTATAAAGG GCTGCGGGAAATCCTGGAGATTGCGGAAGACATGGAGATCGACATCCCACATATCTGGCTGTATCTCGCAGAGCTCATAACACCTATCCTGCAAGAGGAAGGTATCCCCATGGAGGAGCTGTTCAG GGAGATAACAAAGCCCCTGGTGCCCCTTGGGAAAGCCACCACACTGCTGGTCGAGGTGCTGGGCTTATTGTGCAAAGGCATG AGCCAGAAGACCGCGGGCAAGCTGTGGCGGGACGGGGGCCTGAGCTGGAAGGAATTCCTGCCTGAGGACCAGGATGTCAACAAATTTGTCACAGAGCAG AAATTGGAGTACACAATGGGGGACAACTCGGACACGCCAAGCTGCAAGGAGCTAACCTCAGAGGAGCTGTGCAAACAAATGGACAAACTGCTGAAGGAGAACTCGAACAACCAAAGAATATATGACTGGATTGAG gcCAACCTAAGTGAGCAGCATGTCTCATCCAACACATTTATCAGGGCCCTGATGACATCCGTGTGCCATTCAGCCATCATCT TTGAGAACCCATACCGTGTGGATGCCCTGGTCATCCGCAACCGGGccaagctgctgcagaagtACATGCGAGATGAGCAGAAGGAGCTTCAGGCACTGTACGCCTTGCAAGCTTTGGTGGTGAAGTTGGACCAGCCTCCAA ACCTGCTGCGGATGTTCTTCGATGCTCTCTATGATGAGGACGTCATCAAGGAGGAGGCCTTCTACAAGTGGGAGTCCAGCAAGGACCCAGCCGAGCAGCAGGGCAAAGGGGTGGCCCTGAAATCAGTGACAGCATTTTTCACCTGGCTCCGGGAAGCAGAGGATGAGTCGGACAACAACTGA